From the genome of Bordetella sp. H567, one region includes:
- a CDS encoding autotransporter family protein: protein MASTATSRFTPQKVNRYETTGNAIRPLQRFVLAMALGLTPLVVAQAQTASISGADGEEGTPGENGAPGSRDGASINGGDGTDGGSGGDGGTGMVVRETAPVAIQVGVTGGSGGNGGSGGDGGVGADGGPGRVGDPITDGGDGGDGGAGARGGSGGAGIVVQQAGPLAIQAAVTGGAGGSGGNGGAGGDGGTPNISGGGWGGDAGDSGDGDSGGNGGAGIIAGQAASLAIQADVAGGAGGKGGDGGNRSTEGALTDYGGNGGNGGIGGNGGAAIVSQQVPLLAIQAGVTGGAGGAGGTGGHDGIAIGGYTGIGGNGGNGGDGGAGVDLQSASGVIFGQGGFVRGGTGGAGGAGGAGATAALIGSAGSGGMGGSGGTGIVVQYRALLTGGGDVRGGAGGAGGNGGSDFITHYQLYDGQAGDGGNGGSGGNGGAGIVVRQGALLSIQSGATGGNGGAGGNGGNGGTAPGYDTQTHIGGLGGDGGNGGNGGDGGAGIELQSGSAVIVRQGASVTGGTGGAGGMAGLAGMGGERDGHDGVAGNAGMGAAGIRGSFDGGAIIVNAGTIRGGLSGGGTQRADAIDLYGSHNLLAIEPSSNIDGTVVVAPGGTNNTLALGGREDAAQAFDVTAIGNQYRGFDTYAKIGPGTWTLANTTTAVTPWTLANGVLRISNDASLGDASAALTFHGGTLETTADISSTRAMKLAGRGTVRTDPGTTLMLGGTISGDGSLTKSGAGTLTLTGANTYTGGTIVAEGLLALNNRGGNALADAGAVQVSKGATLALGTNETIGALSGNGAIKLNTHTLTTDTGAATAMFAGTLEGDGALVKTGTGKLLLTGDASRFTGVTTVRQGTLSVGVIGGNTQLGGTVQIVEGGRLGGAGQVGSVQVGPGAIVAPGNSIGTLHVAGNFTFDPASRYEVEVDPNGSASDRVEATGQVALNGASVSHIGLNGDYKPHSVYTIVSADGGVNGTFGAVSSTYAFLTPSLSYDPNHVYLELERNSAAFSDVAHTANQRATANGAEGLGAGTAVYDAIVTQTGDAASIRRAYDSLSGEIHASVKSALIDESQFARGAVNDRLRAAFGQAGASGTLVAAYGRAGLPQAAPPDADAVAGWARAYGAWGSLDGKASDGSAKLDRSTGGLFIGADAPLPGHWRAGLLMGYGNSSFTAHARDSSARVDSYTVGAYAGTQVGKLGMRLGAAQTWHHLDTRRGADFVPDTARAAYTGSTSQVFGEAGYALQAGPVSVEPYAGLAYVNQHMHGYDESSVAGLHGGSDNEDIVFSTLGARMASQIHLDRTDATVHGTLAWRHAYGNVTPTATHAFDGGPDFTVAGTPIARDAALIEAGLDLRVGRATTVGVAYQGQIGQGTQQHGVMAQLNVRF, encoded by the coding sequence ATGGCATCCACGGCGACGTCGCGCTTTACCCCCCAAAAAGTAAACCGTTACGAAACTACAGGTAACGCGATCCGGCCCTTGCAGCGGTTCGTCCTGGCCATGGCGCTCGGGTTGACGCCCTTGGTCGTCGCGCAGGCCCAAACGGCATCCATCAGCGGCGCGGATGGGGAAGAGGGCACTCCCGGCGAAAACGGTGCCCCCGGCTCTCGCGACGGAGCCAGCATCAATGGCGGCGACGGCACTGATGGCGGAAGCGGCGGCGATGGCGGGACGGGAATGGTGGTGCGGGAGACTGCCCCCGTCGCTATCCAGGTTGGCGTGACCGGCGGCAGCGGCGGCAACGGTGGCAGCGGCGGGGACGGCGGCGTTGGCGCCGATGGTGGCCCAGGCCGGGTTGGCGATCCCATCACCGATGGTGGCGACGGCGGTGACGGCGGCGCAGGCGCCAGGGGCGGCAGCGGCGGCGCGGGGATCGTCGTGCAGCAGGCGGGTCCTCTCGCGATCCAGGCTGCCGTGACCGGAGGTGCCGGCGGCAGCGGAGGCAATGGCGGCGCCGGCGGCGATGGAGGCACCCCGAACATCAGCGGGGGCGGCTGGGGCGGCGACGCCGGCGACAGTGGCGACGGCGACAGTGGCGGCAACGGCGGGGCCGGGATCATCGCGGGGCAAGCGGCTTCTCTTGCGATTCAGGCTGACGTGGCCGGCGGCGCCGGCGGCAAGGGCGGCGATGGGGGCAACAGGAGCACTGAGGGCGCTTTGACCGACTACGGCGGCAACGGTGGGAACGGCGGAATCGGTGGCAACGGCGGCGCGGCGATAGTCTCGCAGCAGGTGCCTCTTCTAGCGATTCAGGCGGGCGTAACCGGGGGCGCAGGCGGCGCCGGCGGCACCGGCGGACACGATGGCATCGCCATTGGCGGCTACACCGGCATCGGCGGGAATGGCGGCAACGGCGGCGATGGCGGCGCGGGGGTCGATCTGCAGTCGGCGTCAGGGGTGATCTTCGGGCAAGGCGGTTTTGTCAGGGGCGGAACGGGTGGAGCAGGCGGAGCGGGTGGGGCGGGGGCGACAGCCGCCCTTATCGGCAGCGCTGGAAGCGGGGGGATGGGTGGAAGCGGCGGCACGGGGATCGTCGTGCAATATCGTGCGCTACTCACTGGCGGCGGTGACGTGCGGGGCGGCGCCGGCGGCGCCGGCGGCAATGGAGGCTCCGATTTCATCACTCACTACCAGCTTTACGATGGACAGGCCGGCGACGGTGGGAACGGCGGAAGCGGCGGCAACGGCGGCGCGGGCATCGTCGTGCGGCAAGGGGCGCTGCTCTCGATACAGTCAGGCGCGACGGGCGGCAATGGCGGCGCCGGCGGCAACGGCGGAAACGGAGGTACCGCCCCCGGCTACGACACCCAAACCCACATTGGCGGCCTCGGCGGCGATGGCGGTAATGGCGGCAACGGTGGCGATGGCGGCGCCGGGATCGAGCTGCAGTCCGGGTCGGCCGTGATCGTCAGGCAAGGGGCCTCCGTCACGGGCGGAACGGGCGGGGCTGGCGGCATGGCCGGGTTGGCCGGCATGGGTGGCGAGAGGGACGGCCACGATGGAGTGGCCGGCAATGCCGGCATGGGCGCAGCAGGCATCCGGGGCTCATTCGACGGCGGCGCCATCATCGTCAATGCCGGCACCATTCGTGGAGGCCTGAGTGGCGGCGGCACACAGCGAGCCGATGCCATCGATTTGTATGGCAGCCATAATCTGCTCGCGATCGAACCGAGCTCGAACATCGACGGCACGGTGGTCGTGGCGCCCGGAGGCACGAACAACACACTGGCGCTGGGCGGACGCGAGGATGCCGCGCAAGCCTTCGACGTGACGGCGATCGGCAATCAGTACCGCGGCTTCGACACCTACGCGAAAATCGGCCCGGGGACCTGGACGCTGGCCAATACCACTACGGCCGTTACGCCTTGGACGCTGGCCAATGGCGTTTTGCGGATATCGAACGATGCCAGCCTGGGCGACGCCAGCGCAGCTTTGACCTTCCACGGTGGCACGCTGGAGACGACCGCCGACATTTCAAGCACTCGCGCCATGAAGCTGGCAGGAAGAGGCACGGTGCGGACAGACCCCGGCACGACATTGATGCTGGGCGGCACGATCTCCGGCGATGGCTCGTTGACCAAGAGCGGCGCGGGTACGCTCACGCTGACGGGCGCCAACACCTATACCGGTGGCACCATTGTTGCCGAAGGCCTCCTGGCCTTGAACAATCGCGGCGGCAATGCCCTGGCCGATGCTGGTGCCGTACAGGTGAGCAAGGGCGCCACCCTGGCGCTAGGCACCAATGAAACCATCGGCGCGCTCAGCGGCAACGGTGCGATCAAGCTGAACACGCACACGCTGACGACCGATACCGGCGCGGCGACGGCGATGTTCGCGGGCACGCTGGAGGGCGATGGCGCGCTGGTCAAGACCGGCACGGGCAAGCTGCTGCTCACCGGCGATGCCTCCCGCTTTACGGGCGTGACCACCGTGCGGCAAGGCACGCTAAGCGTCGGCGTGATCGGCGGCAACACGCAACTGGGCGGCACGGTTCAGATCGTGGAGGGCGGCAGGCTCGGCGGCGCGGGCCAGGTGGGTTCGGTGCAGGTAGGCCCGGGCGCCATCGTCGCGCCTGGCAATTCGATCGGGACCCTGCACGTAGCGGGCAACTTCACCTTCGACCCAGCCTCGCGCTATGAAGTCGAGGTCGATCCGAATGGCAGCGCCAGCGACCGGGTGGAGGCCACGGGACAGGTCGCTCTCAATGGCGCTTCGGTGTCGCACATCGGCCTGAACGGCGACTACAAGCCTCATTCGGTCTACACCATCGTGTCGGCCGACGGCGGGGTCAACGGGACGTTCGGTGCAGTCAGCTCGACCTATGCCTTTCTCACGCCCAGCCTGAGCTACGACCCGAATCACGTCTACCTGGAATTGGAGCGCAATAGCGCGGCTTTCTCCGACGTCGCGCACACGGCCAACCAGCGCGCCACGGCAAACGGCGCTGAAGGCCTGGGCGCGGGCACAGCGGTCTACGATGCCATCGTCACGCAAACCGGCGACGCGGCCTCGATCCGGCGCGCGTACGACAGCCTATCGGGCGAGATCCACGCCTCGGTGAAATCCGCGCTGATCGACGAAAGCCAGTTCGCGCGCGGGGCGGTCAACGATAGGCTGCGCGCGGCCTTCGGGCAGGCCGGCGCAAGCGGCACGCTAGTGGCCGCTTATGGTCGGGCCGGTTTGCCCCAGGCCGCGCCGCCCGATGCCGACGCGGTGGCCGGCTGGGCGCGGGCCTATGGCGCCTGGGGTTCCTTGGATGGGAAAGCGAGCGACGGCTCCGCCAAGCTGGACCGATCCACGGGTGGCTTGTTCATCGGTGCCGATGCCCCATTGCCGGGCCACTGGCGCGCGGGGCTGTTGATGGGCTATGGCAATTCCTCATTCACTGCCCATGCGCGGGATTCCTCCGCCAGAGTGGACAGCTACACCGTTGGGGCGTACGCCGGCACGCAGGTCGGCAAGCTGGGCATGCGTCTGGGCGCCGCGCAGACGTGGCATCACTTGGACACGCGTCGCGGCGCGGACTTCGTGCCCGACACGGCCAGGGCCGCCTATACAGGCAGTACCTCTCAGGTGTTCGGCGAGGCCGGGTACGCATTGCAGGCCGGTCCGGTATCGGTGGAGCCGTACGCGGGGCTGGCGTATGTGAACCAGCACATGCATGGCTATGACGAGAGTTCCGTCGCCGGCCTGCATGGCGGTAGCGATAACGAGGACATCGTGTTTTCGACGCTGGGCGCCCGGATGGCAAGCCAGATCCACCTGGACCGCACCGATGCCACGGTGCATGGCACGTTGGCCTGGCGCCATGCCTATGGCAATGTCACGCCCACGGCCACGCATGCGTTTGACGGCGGGCCTGACTTCACCGTTGCCGGGACGCCGATCGCGCGGGACGCGGCGCTGATCGAAGCGGGCCTGGACTTGCGCGTAGGGCGCGCGACCACGGTCGGCGTGGCCTACCAGGGGCAGATCGGCCAGGGCACGCAGCAGCACGGCGTGATGGCGCAGCTTAACGTGAGGTTCTGA
- a CDS encoding 3-hydroxyacyl-CoA dehydrogenase — MKLAIIGCGVVGSSWALVFSRAGHEVAIHDRSPEAAKAAVDFVASVDPSCAARCRIAADLADALAEADYVQESAPERLPIKQALYKEMEALLGATTVVGSSTSGLPASSFTQGLAYAERCLVAHPINPPHLIPLVELVPSPSTAAETVRFARDLMRELGQSPITLTREINGFVVNRLQSAVLGEAFRLVEDGVCTADEVDMAMAEGLGLRWCFMGPFETIDLNAAHGLAEYCANLGPMYHGLAKEQADPREWGPKLVSAIDARMRSAVPAQALPERRRWRDRFLARITEAKRAIRKELGA; from the coding sequence ATGAAACTAGCGATCATAGGATGTGGTGTCGTCGGCTCGTCGTGGGCACTCGTGTTTTCCCGCGCGGGGCATGAAGTGGCGATTCATGATCGCTCGCCCGAGGCTGCCAAGGCGGCGGTTGATTTCGTTGCTTCGGTCGATCCTTCATGCGCGGCGCGATGCCGGATAGCGGCCGATCTGGCCGATGCGCTGGCCGAAGCCGACTATGTTCAGGAAAGCGCGCCGGAGCGGCTGCCGATCAAGCAGGCGCTGTACAAGGAGATGGAGGCCCTTCTGGGCGCCACCACCGTGGTCGGCAGTTCGACGTCGGGACTTCCCGCGTCAAGTTTTACGCAAGGCCTGGCGTATGCCGAACGATGCCTGGTGGCCCATCCGATCAATCCGCCTCACCTGATACCGCTGGTGGAGCTTGTTCCATCTCCCAGCACGGCCGCGGAGACTGTTCGCTTCGCCCGCGATCTGATGCGCGAGCTTGGCCAGAGCCCCATCACGCTGACGCGGGAAATCAATGGCTTTGTCGTGAACCGCTTGCAAAGCGCGGTTCTTGGCGAGGCCTTCCGTCTCGTGGAAGATGGCGTCTGCACGGCGGACGAAGTGGATATGGCGATGGCCGAGGGGCTTGGCTTGCGCTGGTGCTTCATGGGGCCGTTCGAGACCATCGACCTGAATGCGGCACATGGCCTGGCGGAATATTGCGCGAACCTGGGCCCGATGTACCACGGACTGGCCAAGGAGCAGGCCGATCCGCGCGAGTGGGGGCCGAAGCTGGTTTCCGCCATCGACGCCAGAATGCGCTCGGCCGTGCCGGCGCAAGCCCTGCCGGAGCGCCGCCGCTGGCGCGATCGCTTCCTGGCCCGCATTACGGAAGCGAAGCGCGCCATTCGCAAGGAACTCGGTGCGTGA
- a CDS encoding Bug family tripartite tricarboxylate transporter substrate binding protein, producing MQVNSMTAACVLGMLAAIPQAAMAGGSGDYPNRPVRIIVPYPAGGSTDILTRLLSSGLTKRWGQAVVVENRGGASGIIGTEAAARSEPDGYTLLMNGSGPHTVNISLFDKLPYDPVRDFAPIVRGMTIPLLMVAPANAPYNDVKSFIAWANEHQQTANYCSIGPGSPSHLAGELFKSMSDLSHLTHVPYKGSGPAIIDTISGTCNMMFDAALSSGPQVKNGKMKLLAIGTEQRDPSWPDTPTVSESGLPGFSAYTWSGLFAPAGTPAAIVKKIQQDADVVLQSAEVKKALLEQGAQPGGGTPEELAKFVDSEIAKWAKVIKDSHITVN from the coding sequence ATGCAAGTCAACTCCATGACTGCCGCCTGCGTGCTCGGCATGCTGGCCGCAATCCCGCAAGCCGCCATGGCTGGCGGGTCCGGCGACTACCCCAACCGCCCCGTGCGCATCATCGTGCCTTATCCGGCGGGCGGCTCCACGGACATCCTGACCCGGCTGCTGAGCAGCGGCCTGACCAAGCGCTGGGGTCAGGCCGTGGTGGTGGAGAACCGCGGAGGCGCGTCGGGCATCATCGGCACGGAGGCAGCAGCCCGTTCCGAACCCGACGGCTATACGCTGTTGATGAACGGCAGCGGCCCGCACACCGTGAACATCAGCCTGTTCGACAAGCTGCCCTACGATCCCGTCAGGGATTTCGCGCCCATCGTGCGCGGCATGACGATCCCGCTGTTGATGGTGGCGCCGGCCAACGCGCCCTACAACGACGTCAAGTCGTTCATCGCCTGGGCTAACGAGCATCAGCAAACGGCCAACTACTGCTCGATCGGACCCGGCTCGCCCTCGCACCTGGCGGGCGAATTGTTCAAGTCCATGTCGGACCTGAGCCATCTCACGCACGTACCGTACAAGGGCAGCGGCCCCGCGATCATCGATACCATCTCCGGTACCTGCAACATGATGTTCGACGCCGCGCTGTCGTCCGGCCCGCAAGTCAAGAACGGCAAGATGAAGCTGCTGGCAATCGGCACGGAGCAGCGGGACCCGTCCTGGCCGGACACGCCCACCGTGTCCGAAAGCGGACTGCCGGGCTTCAGCGCCTACACCTGGAGCGGACTGTTCGCCCCGGCCGGCACGCCGGCCGCCATCGTCAAGAAGATCCAGCAGGATGCCGACGTGGTGTTGCAGAGCGCCGAGGTCAAGAAGGCTCTGCTGGAGCAGGGGGCGCAGCCGGGTGGTGGCACGCCCGAGGAGCTGGCGAAGTTCGTGGACAGCGAGATTGCCAAGTGGGCCAAGGTGATCAAGGACAGCCACATCACGGTGAACTGA
- a CDS encoding TauD/TfdA dioxygenase family protein → MRIERLHQDFGAEIHGISLTDASSDADVFAHVRAAFEEHSVLVWRDQPMTDDVQAVFSRGFGPLELVKVGSAGHGTFYSRMSNIGADGKIVAPSDKALVIARANQLWHTDSSFKKVPAVASVLSARVIPEQGGETEFTSTRAAWDRLSASEQATLRDAVVIHSYATSRNKIDRTMMTPEEHASLPAVRRRMTWRNPANGRRSLYLASHAGAIEGMDDQDAAELLAHLIARATEPAHTYVHSWKPGDVVMWDNRATMHRGRPWGPNQLRSIVRTTISATEEYGLSDVLPELWEQGAPA, encoded by the coding sequence ATGCGTATCGAGCGTCTGCATCAAGACTTCGGCGCCGAAATCCATGGCATCAGCCTGACCGACGCGTCATCCGATGCCGACGTCTTCGCCCACGTCCGCGCCGCCTTCGAAGAACACTCCGTACTGGTCTGGCGCGACCAACCCATGACCGACGACGTCCAGGCCGTCTTCTCGCGCGGGTTCGGGCCGTTGGAACTGGTCAAGGTGGGTTCGGCGGGGCACGGCACCTTTTATTCCCGCATGAGCAACATCGGCGCCGACGGCAAGATCGTCGCGCCGAGCGACAAGGCGCTGGTCATCGCGCGCGCCAACCAGCTATGGCATACGGACAGTTCGTTCAAGAAGGTGCCGGCGGTGGCTTCGGTGCTGTCGGCGCGTGTCATCCCCGAACAGGGCGGTGAAACCGAATTTACCTCGACCCGCGCCGCTTGGGACAGGCTCAGCGCGTCCGAGCAGGCCACGCTGCGCGACGCCGTGGTAATTCATAGCTACGCCACCTCGCGCAACAAGATCGATCGAACGATGATGACGCCCGAGGAGCACGCGAGCCTGCCGGCGGTGCGTCGCCGCATGACCTGGCGCAATCCCGCCAATGGCCGCCGCTCGCTGTACCTCGCCTCGCATGCCGGTGCCATCGAGGGCATGGACGACCAAGACGCCGCCGAGCTGCTGGCCCACTTGATCGCACGTGCCACCGAGCCTGCCCATACGTATGTGCACAGCTGGAAGCCGGGCGACGTGGTCATGTGGGACAACCGCGCCACCATGCACCGTGGCCGGCCGTGGGGTCCCAACCAATTGCGTTCCATCGTGCGCACGACCATCTCGGCGACCGAAGAGTACGGCCTGAGTGACGTGCTGCCCGAGCTGTGGGAGCAAGGCGCACCAGCCTGA
- a CDS encoding IclR family transcriptional regulator, whose product MRGKPIKTSQRVFEILEAFETEQRPMALKDFTRCFGYPASSASALLKSLVTLGYLDYDRFSRTYMPTMRMASLGTWVQRALFGQNEEVLRLMQRLSDAYGETVTLSAQSDLYVQYVYLIPSRLPIWYAVPIGTIRPIARSGSGWAMLGARTDDEIADLVRRINFHEPDPARKVSLDELMLQVEKGRRDGYVFNKHTLEPGAGGICMVLPERRFGRLFALAVSGPVERLEEKEAEVVASLRAGIADAL is encoded by the coding sequence ATGCGCGGAAAGCCCATCAAGACCTCCCAGCGGGTATTCGAAATACTCGAGGCCTTCGAAACCGAACAGCGTCCCATGGCGTTGAAGGATTTCACGCGCTGCTTCGGCTATCCAGCCTCGAGCGCATCGGCGCTGCTGAAAAGCCTGGTGACGCTGGGCTACTTGGACTACGACCGCTTTTCGCGCACCTATATGCCTACCATGCGCATGGCATCGCTGGGCACCTGGGTGCAGCGCGCGCTGTTCGGCCAGAACGAAGAGGTGCTGCGGCTGATGCAGCGGCTGTCCGACGCCTACGGGGAAACCGTGACGCTGTCCGCGCAAAGCGATCTGTATGTGCAGTACGTCTACCTGATCCCGTCGCGCCTGCCGATCTGGTATGCGGTTCCTATCGGCACGATCCGCCCGATCGCGCGGTCAGGCAGCGGCTGGGCCATGCTGGGCGCCCGCACCGATGACGAGATCGCGGACCTGGTGCGGCGCATCAACTTCCATGAGCCGGATCCGGCCCGCAAGGTATCGCTGGACGAGCTGATGCTGCAGGTCGAAAAGGGCCGGCGTGACGGGTACGTGTTCAACAAGCACACGCTGGAGCCGGGCGCGGGCGGGATCTGCATGGTACTGCCCGAGCGCCGCTTCGGCAGACTCTTCGCGCTTGCGGTGTCCGGCCCGGTGGAACGGCTGGAAGAGAAGGAAGCGGAGGTGGTGGCGTCCTTGCGCGCCGGCATCGCCGACGCGCTCTGA
- a CDS encoding enolase C-terminal domain-like protein: protein MPDVKWIGGLLALQKAAVLADVMGVMCSPHNASGPVATAASVQGCATTANSLMLEYAFGAPSNQGRGKRMNDFNELAAPHMDRFCNVLHRIAEKTADDELTLGVEFPQLTKADGSWRRMPASLSAGYSGDTWSHGNWFCGFWVGVLLASHLHTARQDFLTWACERMRLVAQRAEDPNTHDIGFIFYSSAIPCFHVTGDPQYADMAMQAADRLRSRVVNTRSGSYLASWGPLDDPRARCSSAIDTMANLSLLYWASTHSGDGSYALIADAHAAMTARAFIRHDNSTYHAVEYDTVEGTRVRGYTYQGAYDESCWSRGQGWAIYGYVASARETGKVEYLQLAERLAEYYLRRLDGRLVPPWDFDATGKDAAIKDTAAAAIVSAALLELGRIHPDAETGKIWYARGLDMLAELCTEDFAYEDEHRGLLKHSCYSKPHNDGVDAATMFGDYYFAEALCGIVMPGRCQPIGPAALQAGS, encoded by the coding sequence ATGCCAGACGTGAAATGGATAGGGGGGCTGCTGGCGCTGCAGAAGGCCGCCGTGCTGGCGGATGTAATGGGCGTCATGTGCTCGCCTCATAACGCATCCGGTCCAGTGGCGACCGCGGCAAGCGTGCAGGGTTGCGCCACGACGGCGAACTCGCTGATGCTGGAATATGCGTTTGGCGCGCCATCCAATCAAGGAAGGGGGAAGCGCATGAACGATTTCAATGAACTCGCGGCGCCGCATATGGACCGGTTCTGCAACGTACTGCATCGGATCGCGGAAAAAACGGCGGATGACGAACTGACATTGGGCGTCGAGTTTCCGCAGTTGACCAAGGCCGATGGAAGCTGGCGTCGTATGCCGGCGTCCCTGTCGGCTGGGTACTCAGGGGATACGTGGAGTCACGGGAACTGGTTCTGCGGATTTTGGGTCGGCGTTTTGCTTGCAAGCCACCTCCACACCGCGCGGCAGGACTTCCTGACCTGGGCTTGCGAGCGTATGCGCCTGGTCGCGCAGCGGGCAGAGGATCCGAACACGCACGACATCGGATTTATTTTCTACAGCAGCGCCATTCCGTGTTTTCACGTCACGGGCGACCCGCAATATGCCGACATGGCGATGCAGGCCGCCGACCGGCTGCGAAGCAGGGTGGTGAATACGCGGTCGGGATCATATCTCGCGTCGTGGGGCCCTCTGGACGATCCGCGCGCAAGATGCAGTTCGGCCATCGATACGATGGCAAACCTTTCCTTGCTCTATTGGGCATCCACGCATAGCGGCGATGGAAGCTACGCCTTGATTGCCGATGCTCATGCCGCCATGACCGCCCGTGCTTTCATACGGCATGACAATTCGACCTATCATGCGGTGGAGTACGACACCGTGGAAGGAACGCGGGTCCGTGGGTATACGTACCAGGGCGCCTATGACGAGTCCTGTTGGTCCCGGGGCCAGGGCTGGGCCATCTACGGCTATGTGGCGTCGGCGCGGGAAACGGGGAAAGTCGAGTATCTCCAACTGGCCGAGCGGCTGGCCGAGTACTATCTGCGCCGCCTCGATGGCCGGCTCGTGCCTCCTTGGGACTTCGACGCGACAGGCAAGGATGCCGCTATCAAGGATACGGCGGCCGCGGCGATAGTCTCGGCCGCTCTGTTGGAACTCGGCCGCATTCACCCGGACGCCGAGACAGGAAAAATCTGGTATGCACGGGGCCTGGATATGCTGGCTGAGCTCTGCACCGAGGATTTCGCATACGAGGATGAACATCGCGGATTGCTCAAGCATTCGTGCTATTCAAAGCCGCATAACGATGGCGTCGACGCCGCGACGATGTTCGGGGACTACTATTTCGCGGAAGCATTGTGCGGCATCGTCATGCCGGGAAGATGCCAGCCCATCGGTCCAGCCGCCTTGCAGGCAGGCAGCTGA